One Candidatus Anaeroferrophillus wilburensis DNA window includes the following coding sequences:
- the sucC gene encoding ADP-forming succinate--CoA ligase subunit beta produces MKIHEYQAKALLRDFGVEVPRGFAVFTVDDAKQAAIDLGGGTVVVKAQIHAGGRGKGGGVKVVNGPDEAHETAKQILGMQLVTHQTGPEGKEVKRLLVEEGMDIQKEYYFGIVIDRATNQPVIMASTEGGMEIEKVAAETPEKIVKEYVHPLLGLRPFQAAKIAYKLGLDAQLVRQASRMFINLFKAFEANDCSLLEINPLVVTGDGRVLALDAKINFDDNAQYRHKDSWTELRDLSEEEPLEIEASKFGLNYIKLDGNVGCMVNGAGLAMATMDIIKLAGGEPANFLDVGGGANAEGVANAFRIILSDPNVKAVLINIFGGIVRCDRIANGIIEATKQVEIKVPLVVRLEGTNAEEASKILEESGIDMIVGRGLADAAQKVVAAIQ; encoded by the coding sequence ATGAAAATTCATGAATATCAGGCGAAGGCACTGTTGCGGGACTTCGGGGTTGAGGTTCCGAGGGGATTTGCCGTCTTCACCGTCGATGATGCTAAACAGGCGGCGATCGATCTGGGCGGCGGCACCGTGGTAGTCAAGGCCCAGATTCATGCCGGCGGCCGGGGCAAGGGCGGCGGCGTCAAGGTGGTCAACGGTCCCGACGAAGCCCATGAAACAGCCAAGCAGATTCTCGGCATGCAACTGGTGACCCACCAGACCGGTCCCGAAGGCAAGGAAGTCAAAAGGCTGCTGGTGGAAGAGGGGATGGATATCCAGAAGGAATACTACTTCGGGATTGTCATTGACCGGGCCACCAATCAGCCGGTGATCATGGCCAGTACCGAGGGGGGGATGGAGATCGAAAAGGTGGCCGCCGAAACCCCGGAAAAAATTGTCAAGGAATATGTTCATCCGCTCCTGGGTCTGCGGCCGTTCCAGGCGGCCAAAATTGCCTATAAACTCGGCTTGGATGCCCAGCTGGTGCGCCAGGCGTCGCGGATGTTCATCAATCTCTTCAAAGCCTTTGAAGCCAATGACTGCTCGCTGCTGGAGATCAATCCGCTGGTGGTTACCGGTGACGGCCGGGTTCTGGCTCTTGATGCAAAAATAAACTTTGACGATAATGCCCAGTACCGGCACAAGGACAGTTGGACGGAACTCAGGGATCTTTCCGAAGAGGAGCCTCTGGAGATCGAGGCATCCAAGTTCGGTCTCAACTATATCAAGCTTGATGGCAATGTGGGCTGCATGGTCAATGGGGCCGGCCTGGCCATGGCGACCATGGATATCATCAAGCTGGCCGGCGGTGAGCCGGCGAACTTCCTCGATGTCGGGGGCGGCGCCAATGCCGAAGGGGTGGCCAACGCCTTTCGTATTATCCTCTCCGATCCCAATGTCAAGGCGGTGCTGATCAATATCTTCGGTGGCATCGTCCGCTGTGACCGGATTGCCAACGGTATTATCGAAGCGACCAAGCAGGTGGAAATCAAAGTACCGCTGGTGGTGCGCTTGGAAGGCACCAATGCCGAAGAGGCCTCAAAAATTCTCGAGGAATCCGGTATCGACATGATTGTCGGCCGGGGCCTGGCGGACGCGGCCCAGAAAGTGGTGGCCGCCATCCAGTAG
- the sucD gene encoding succinate--CoA ligase subunit alpha — translation MSILVNKDSKILVQGITGQEGMFHTRQCVAYGTQVVAGVTPGKGGQDMDGIPVFNTVESAVQQTGANVSLIFVPPPFAADAIMEAADAGVDLVVCITEGIPTVDMVKAKAYLDDGQTRLVGPNCPGVITPDEAKVGIMPGFIHLKGKVGLISRSGTLTYEAVKQLTERGLGQSTCIGIGGDPIIGSQFIDLLALFEEDPETEAVVMIGEIGGSAEEEAAAFVSNCMTKPVVGFIAGQTAPPGRRMGHAGAIIAGGKGTAAEKMAAMTAAGIEVVKSPADIGEAVVQVLKP, via the coding sequence ATGTCCATCTTAGTTAATAAAGATTCAAAAATTCTCGTCCAGGGGATCACCGGCCAGGAAGGGATGTTCCATACTCGCCAGTGTGTAGCCTATGGCACCCAGGTGGTTGCCGGGGTTACCCCTGGAAAGGGCGGCCAGGATATGGATGGTATTCCGGTATTCAATACCGTTGAGAGTGCCGTCCAGCAGACCGGTGCCAACGTGTCGCTGATTTTTGTGCCGCCCCCCTTTGCTGCTGATGCGATCATGGAAGCTGCTGATGCCGGGGTTGACCTGGTGGTCTGCATCACCGAAGGGATCCCCACCGTCGATATGGTGAAGGCCAAAGCCTACCTTGATGATGGCCAAACCCGGCTGGTCGGCCCCAACTGTCCAGGGGTGATCACCCCAGATGAAGCCAAGGTGGGCATCATGCCTGGCTTTATCCACCTGAAGGGCAAAGTTGGTCTTATCTCCCGCAGCGGCACCCTGACCTATGAGGCGGTGAAACAGCTCACCGAACGGGGTCTGGGGCAGTCCACCTGCATCGGCATCGGCGGTGACCCGATCATCGGCAGCCAGTTTATCGATCTGCTGGCCCTGTTTGAGGAGGACCCGGAAACCGAAGCGGTGGTGATGATTGGCGAAATCGGCGGTTCCGCCGAGGAGGAAGCGGCTGCTTTTGTCAGCAACTGCATGACCAAACCGGTGGTAGGCTTCATCGCCGGGCAGACGGCGCCTCCGGGGCGGCGCATGGGCCATGCCGGAGCGATCATTGCCGGCGGCAAGGGCACCGCGGCCGAAAAGATGGCCGCCATGACCGCTGCCGGGATCGAAGTGGTGAAAAGCCCGGCCGACATTGGAGAGGCGGTGGTTCAGGTGCTGAAGCCCTGA
- a CDS encoding ABC transporter ATP-binding protein, which yields MSEILIRTAKLKKIFHLAAEQVAAVDGVDLLVNKGDFVALLGPSGSGKTTLLDMLGCLDQPTSGILEVLGTKVTGLPEHELVNLRRGRIGFVFQDFSLVPTLTARENLLLAARLSRRTTNGKKIDKALAMVGLAGRGSHLPRQLSGGEKQRVAIARALLIEPEILIADEPTGQLDSENSRMIFALLQQLNHDQILTVIVATHDLALGELAGQRMFLRDGRIIKR from the coding sequence ATGTCGGAGATCCTGATCAGGACAGCAAAGCTGAAAAAAATCTTTCACTTGGCCGCCGAACAGGTTGCTGCGGTTGACGGCGTCGACCTGTTGGTCAACAAAGGGGATTTTGTTGCCCTTCTGGGTCCCTCAGGGTCAGGTAAAACAACCCTGCTGGACATGCTCGGCTGCCTCGACCAGCCCACCTCAGGCATCCTTGAGGTGCTGGGCACCAAGGTCACCGGACTGCCGGAACATGAGCTGGTCAACCTGCGCCGGGGGCGGATCGGCTTTGTCTTTCAGGATTTTTCCCTGGTACCGACCCTGACCGCCAGGGAAAACCTGCTGCTGGCCGCCCGTCTCAGCCGGAGAACAACCAATGGTAAAAAAATCGATAAAGCCCTCGCCATGGTCGGCCTGGCGGGCCGCGGCAGTCACCTGCCCCGCCAGCTTTCCGGCGGCGAAAAACAGCGGGTGGCCATCGCCCGGGCACTGCTGATCGAACCGGAAATCCTCATCGCTGACGAGCCCACCGGCCAGCTGGACTCGGAAAATTCCCGGATGATCTTCGCCCTCCTGCAGCAGTTGAACCACGATCAGATCCTCACTGTCATCGTTGCCACCCATGACCTGGCCCTGGGTGAATTAGCCGGGCAGCGCATGTTCCTCCGTGATGGCCGAATTATCAAAAGATAA
- a CDS encoding ABC transporter permease, protein MNLFTFACRNLARKKIRTLLTMGGGSLAVAVLVSLMGFGRGYRQSLSATIDRMGYQLLVTAKGCPYEAATLMLKGGSGLRYMDAGIYEKISHDARVKHLSPQLVATVYDPDRLDGQGGFSLYMGITDDYLKLKPWSTFQDGQWFSQPNAEEVIMGYEAAEVEQRLVGDQIFIPKLDRVLRVVGIFKRTGTQDDGIIFLPLKTAQQLFGLPDKLTGVGIKLKELQELTAFEEDLYNEPGIQVISMSQVRGTILNLISSARVMANSVALVAIFIAAIGVINTILMSVFERTREIGIIKALGASRLEVFELIWAETMLVCLMGGLGGMVIALAGSRGIEGMIKRILPYTPPGKLVMIEPVVLMLAFAGTLILGLLAGLYPAWRASSMMPVKAIRSTE, encoded by the coding sequence ATGAACCTGTTCACCTTCGCCTGCCGCAACCTGGCCCGCAAGAAGATCCGTACCCTGCTAACCATGGGGGGGGGCTCCCTGGCGGTGGCCGTCCTGGTCAGCCTCATGGGCTTCGGCCGGGGCTACCGCCAATCGCTGTCAGCCACCATTGACCGCATGGGCTACCAGCTGCTGGTAACCGCCAAGGGCTGTCCCTACGAAGCGGCCACCCTGATGCTTAAAGGGGGCAGCGGTCTGCGTTACATGGATGCCGGCATCTACGAAAAAATCAGTCATGATGCCCGGGTCAAACATCTTTCCCCCCAGTTGGTGGCCACCGTTTATGATCCTGACCGGCTGGACGGCCAGGGTGGTTTTTCCCTGTATATGGGCATCACCGACGACTATCTGAAGCTGAAGCCCTGGTCGACCTTCCAGGACGGTCAATGGTTTTCCCAGCCAAACGCCGAAGAGGTGATCATGGGCTACGAAGCTGCCGAAGTGGAACAACGGCTGGTGGGCGACCAGATCTTTATTCCAAAACTGGACCGGGTACTCCGGGTGGTGGGAATTTTTAAACGCACCGGCACCCAGGATGACGGGATCATTTTTCTGCCCCTGAAAACCGCCCAACAGCTTTTCGGCCTGCCGGACAAACTCACCGGGGTCGGCATCAAACTGAAAGAGCTCCAGGAGTTAACCGCCTTTGAAGAAGATCTCTACAACGAGCCTGGCATCCAGGTGATCAGCATGTCCCAGGTGCGCGGCACAATCCTCAACCTGATCTCCTCAGCCCGGGTAATGGCCAACTCGGTAGCCCTGGTCGCCATATTCATCGCCGCCATCGGGGTCATCAATACCATTCTCATGTCGGTTTTTGAAAGAACCCGGGAGATTGGCATCATCAAAGCCCTGGGGGCTTCGCGACTCGAGGTTTTTGAGCTTATCTGGGCCGAAACCATGCTGGTCTGCCTGATGGGCGGCCTGGGAGGAATGGTCATTGCATTGGCCGGTAGCCGCGGCATCGAGGGAATGATCAAGCGAATCCTGCCCTATACCCCACCAGGGAAGTTGGTAATGATCGAGCCTGTGGTTCTGATGCTTGCTTTTGCTGGCACCCTAATCCTGGGATTGCTGGCCGGCCTCTATCCAGCCTGGCGGGCTTCCTCCATGATGCCGGTCAAAGCCATCAGGTCAACGGAGTAA